In Actinoplanes octamycinicus, the genomic window GGGCTGGCTGCTCGTCCATCATGGGGTCAGCGAGCACCAGACCGGGGATCCGATGCCGCGGCTCGACTACGCCGCGGGCGGCATGATCCTGGACGCCGACGACATCACCCGGGTGCTGCACCGCACCGCCCACCCGCTGCTCGCCCCGGAGACCACCGAGGAACAGGCCGGGATCGACCGGCACATCGTCTTCCCCACCGGCCTGGCGCGGATCGACGGCGTGCACCACCTGTTCTACGGCGTCTCCGACCGGCACGTCGGCGTGGCGGAGCTGCTCGACAACCACGCCGGCGCGCCGGTCGAGTCCCCGTGGCGCCCGGCGCACGAGCAACCGGAGAGCACGCCGGCGGCCGACCCGCAGCGGGACGACCCGGCCAGGGCGCCGGTGCCGGTCGCCGCGTCGGCCGGGCGATAGCGCCTGGTCCGGAGCCCGGCCGGGCTGCGGCCGGACTCCGGAGCAGGCGCTCTAGGCCAGATCGGTGGCGATGATCCGCTCGATGTTGCGCTCGGCCAGGGCGGTGATCGTGACGAACGGGTTGACCCCGGTGCTGCCCGGGATCAGCGAGCCGTCGATCACGTACAGCCCGGGGTGCCCGGGCAGCCGGCCGTAGTCGTCGGTGGCCCGGCCGAGCACGCAGCCGCCGAGCGGGTGGTAGGTGAGGTCGTCGCCCCACACCTTGTTCACCCCGAACAGGTCGCTGCGATAGACGGTGACCTGGGCCTTGTTGATCGTGTCGAAGACCCGCTTGGCCGCTGCCACGGCCGGCTGGTTCTGCGCGGTCCGCCAGGTCAGCCCGACTGTGCCGGTCGCGGAGTCGTACGCGAACTGGGCTCTGTTGGGGTTCTTGGTGATGGCCAGGTAGAGACTGATCCACAGCTCGGTGCCGGCCGGGAACGGCGCGATCTCGGCGAAGACCGGGCCGGCCGGGTCGGCCCAGTTGTCGATGCCGACGGCCGGCATGCCGGACTGCAGGGCGCCGGTGGTGTTCCACAGGTGCTGGGCACGGGCCACCATGACGTTGCCGTTGTTGCCCCAGCCCTGCCCGACCGCGGCCGGCAGGTCCGGCAGCCGGCCCTGCGCGCGCATCGCGACCAGCAACTTGCTGGTGCCGACGCTGCCCGCCGCGAAGAACACCCGGTCGGCCCGGACGGTCTTGGTGGCGACCGTGCCGCCCGTGGTGGCCAGCTGGTTCATCGTCACCGCCCAGCCGCCGGCCGGCGCCGGGGCGACCGCGGTGACCACGTGCTGCGCGGTGATCGTCAGGCGCCCGGTGGCGGCCGCCGCGGCCAGGTAGGTCTTGTCCAGCGACCGCTTGCCGTGGTTGTTGCCGTAGATCACCTCGCTGGCCAGCGCCGACCGGGGCACCGTGCCGGCCTGCTCCTGCCGCATGTAGCCGAAGTCGTACACGTTGGGCAGGAAGGTGGTGGCGTAGCCGGACGCCCGGGCCTGGTCGCGGCTGACCCGGGCGTACCGGTAGCAGTCGGCGGTCTCGAACCAGGCCGGGTCGACGGCGTTGACGCCGAGGGCGGCGGTGGCGCGCGGGAAGTAGGTGGCGTACATCGCGGCGGCGTCGACCGACGGCAGGATCTCGGCGAGGTAGTCCCGCCGGGGCACCACCGCCATGCCGCCGTTGACCAGCGAGCCGCCGCCGACGCCACGGCCCTGGTAGACCCGGATCCCGGCGAACCTCTCGGAGTCGAGCACCCCGGTGTACCGCTCGATCGACCTGTTGGCGTCGATCCCGAGGAAGTAGCCGACCGGCTGGTCGGTGCGGGTCCGCAGCCAGTACGACCGACGGTCGGGATCGAGCATGTCGCAGAAGATCTTGCCGTCCGGTCCGGCGGTGTTCCAGGCCATGCCCATCTCGACCACGGCGGTGGCGATGCCGGCCCGGGTCAGCCGCAGCGCGGCCACCGAACCGCCGTAACCGCTGCCGATCACCAGGGCGGGCACGTGGTCGCCGTCGTCCAGGGGCAGCAGGGCGGCGGCCGGGACGCCGAACAGGGCGGCGCGCAGCAGGGTGCGACGACTGGTCATCTCACACCCCGGCGAGGTCGTCGGCGGCCAGGTACCCGAAGGTCATGGCCGGTCCGATGGTCGAGCCGGCGCCCGCGTAGCTGTGGCCCATCACCGCGGCGCTGGAGTTGCCGGCCGCGTACAGGCCGGGGATGACCGAGCCGTCGGCGCGCACCACCCGGGCGCGCGGATCGGTGCGCAAGCCGCCCTTGGTGCCGAGGTCGCCCGGCACGATCTTGCAGGCGTGGAACGGTGGCAGCCAGAGCGGCGCGAGGCAGGAGTTCGGGACCACCGCCGGGTCGGTGTAGTAGTGGTCGTAGGCGCTGTCGCCGCGGTGGAAGTCGGCGTCCGTCCCGGTCCGGGCGAACCCGTTGAACCGGGCCACGGTGGCGATCAGCGCCGCGGCCGGCACCCCGATCCGGCGCGCCAGCCCGCCGAGGGTGAAGTCCCTGACCACCGCCCCGGAGGAGTACCACGAGTCGGGGAACGGCAGGCCCGGCGCGACGTCGCGGAACAGGTACCGGTTGCGGTAGTTCTGGTCGAAGATCAGCCAGGACGGGATGTCCGGGGTGACGCCGTTCCGGTCGTACATGACGTGCACGACGTCGCTGTACGGCGCGGCCTCGTTGACGAACCGTTTCCCGGCGCTGTTCACCAGGATGCTGCCCGGCAGCGTCCGCTCGGCCAGGCAGAAGTACGGCTCGCCGGGCAGCGGGATGGCCGGCCCCCACCAGGCGTCGTCGAGGAAGTCGGTGGCCGCGCCGGCGCTGAGCCCGGCCCGGATCCCGTCGCCGGTGTTCTCCCGGGCGCCCACCGTCCAGTCGACGCCGATCGGCTGCCGCTGGTAGGCCAGGCGCATCGCCAGGTTGTGCTCGAAGCCGCCGGCCGCGACCAGCACGCCGCGGGTCGCGGTGACGCCGGTGGGGACGCCGTCGCGGGCGACCACCACCCCGGTGACCCGCCCGCCGGCGTCGATCCGCAGGTCGGTGAGCGGGGTGTTCAGCCAGACCGGCACCCCGGCCGCGGCCAGCCCGGCCCGCAGCGCGCCGGCCAGGGCCTGCCCCATGGTCAGCGGGATCCGCCCGGCCAGCACGGCGGCGGTGTAGCGGGCCACGCACTCGGCCGCGACCGCGGTCCCCTTGGCGTTGACCAGCGCCAGGTTGAGCCACTTGTAGTCGGCGCTGAACACGGTCACGCCGTCCGGGGTGGGCAGGTAGGGCGGGTTGAGGTGGGCCAGTTCGGCGCCGAGCAGCCTGCCGTCGAACAGGTCCGGCTCGATCGAGCGGCCGCGCGCGATGCCGCCGGGCAGCTCCGGGTAGTAGTCCGAGTAGCCGTCCATGTGGCGGAAGCGCAGCGGGCTGTTCGCCATGACGAAGGAGATCATCGCCGGGCCGGCGGCCAGGAACGCCCGCTGCTTGGCGGTCGGCACGTCACCGCCGACGACCGCGGCCAGGTAGGCGGCCGCCAGGGCCGGGGTGTCCGGCACCCCGGCGGCCAGGATGACCTGGTTGTTCGGGATCCAGATGCCGGCGCCGGAGCGGGCCGCCGAGCCGCCGAAGGTGGGCGCCTTCTCCACCACCAGGACACTCAGGCCGTGCTTCGCGGCGCGCAGGGCCGCGGTCATCCCGGCGGCCCCGCAGCCGACGACCACGACGTCGTAGGCGGGCTCGGCGGCCCGCGCCGGACCACCGAGCGCGGCCGATCCGGCGACCAGGCCGGCGGCCAGCAGTTGACGCCGATTGAGGTGACCGGACATCGGAACTCCTCACCCGAGAACACGTTTCAGTTGGGCGACATCCGCGACCCGGTCGGCCCGGGTCGCCGCGAGCGGCGAGACCAGCAGCGTCGTCACCCCGGCGGTGGCCAGCGCGGCCACCCGATCCCGCAGTTCGTCCAGCGGCGCGACCAGGGCGGTCGCCTGCAGAAGCTTTTCCGGTACGACCGCCGCCGCCTCGGCCCGCCGCCCGCTCAGGAACAGCTCCTGGATCGCCTCGGCCTCCCGGTCGTAGCCGTAGCGGCGGACCAGGTCGTTGGAGAAGTTCCGGCCGCGGGCGCCCATCCCGCCGATGTAGAGGGCGAGCTGCGCGCGGTGCCGGGCCAGCAGCTCCGCGGTCGGCTCGGCCACCGCGAACGGCATCGGCACCATGATGTCCAGTGGCCCGAGCGCCGGATCGCGGCGGGCGCGCCCCTCGGCCAGTGCCGGGCCGAACACCTCCGGCAGCGCCGCCGGGTCGAGGAAGAGCGCCTGCCAGCCGTCGGCGATCTCGGCGGCCAGGGCGACGTTGCGCGGTCCCATCGCGGCCAGCAGGATCGGGATCCGGTCGCGGACCGGCCGGTTGATCAGCTTCAGCGGCCGGCCGGCCAGCGGGATGCGGTAGTGCTCCCCCGCGTGCACCAGCGTCTCCCGGCGCCACACCGTCCGGCAGATCTGCACGATCTCCCGGGTGCGGGCCAGCGGCGCGTCGTAGGCGACCCCGTGGAAGCCCTCGACGACCTGCGGGCCGGAGGCGCCCAGGCCGAGCGAGAACCGCCCGCCGGAGACATAGTCCAGGCCGGCCGCGGTCATCGCGGTCAGCGTCGGCGTGCGGGTGTAGAGCTGCATCACCCCGGACGCCAGCCGCATCGTGCGGGTCCGGGCGGCCAGGTAGCCGAGCTGGCTGACCGCGTCGAAGCTGTACGCCTCCGGCACCACCACCAGGTCGGCGCCGGCCGCCTCGAACTCGGCGACCTCGTCCACCGCCTGCGCGAAGCCCTCCCCGCTGTAGCCGAGCTGGATGCCCAGCCGCATCTCAGGCGTCCAGGTCCGGGACGATCACCTGCCGGATCACGTCGCCGCGGCCGAGCGCGCCGAGCGCCTCGTCGACCTGCTCCAGGCGCAGCCGGTGCGAGATCATGCCGGTCAGGTCCAGCCGGCCGGCCCGCCACAGCGCGATCAGCTTCGGGAAGTCCCGCGGCGGGTGAGCCGAGCCGTACAGCGAGGGGATGATCCGCTTGCCCTCGAAGAGCAACTCGAACGGATTGAACTCGACCTGGTGCTCGGCCCGGCCGGCGCCGACCACGACCACCGTGCCGCCGCGGCGGGCCGCGGTCCAGGCGGTCCGCAGGGTCTTCGGCAGGGCGACCACGTCGAACGCGTAGTCGAAGCCCTCACCGCCGGTGACCTCGGTGACCAGCTCGCTGAGCCGGTCCGGGGTGACCGCGTGGGTGGCGCCGAAGCGGCGGGCCACGTCGAGCTTGGCCGGGACGGTGTCGACGGCGGCGATGAGCGCGGCGCCGGCCACCCGGGCGCCCTGGATCGCCGAGATGCCGACCCCGCCACAGCCGATGATCACCACGCGGTCGCCGGGCCGGACCCGGGCGGTGTTCACCACGGCACCCACCCCGGTCATCACCCCGCAGCCGACCAGCGCGGCCACCTCGTAGGGCACGTCGGCGTCGATCGGCACCGCGCCGATCCGCGGCACCACCATCTCCTCGGCGAACGCGCCGCACCCGGCCATCCCGAAGATCGGCAGGTCACCGGCGAGGAAGCGGGGCATCGCGTAGCCGGTCAGCACGTGGGTCATGCAGAGGAACGGCTCGCCGCGCCGGCACTCGGCGCAGTCGCCACAGGACGGCAGCCAGTTGACGATCACCCGGTCGCCGGCGGCGAGGTCGTCCACCCCGTCGCCGACCTCGAGGACGTCGCCGGCCGCCTCGTGGCCGAGCACCGCGGGCATCGGCTGGGGCAGGCCGCCGTCGCGGGCGGACTGGTCGGAGTGGCAGACGCCGGCCGCGCGGACGCGGATCCGGATCTCGCCCGGGCCCGGCCCGAGCACGGTCACATCGTCGCGGATGTCGAGTTTCTCGCCCAGATCGTGGAGTACCGCGGCCCGCACCTCGCCACCTCCTCAGAAAATAGAACGCGTTCTAGGTTAGGGGTGGTCCGGCACCCGAGCAAGCGTTTGGCCGGGACTCGGCGATAATCAGCAGGTGACGACCACCAAGAAGGCAGCGCCGCCGTCGGAGCGCCGGGCCCACCTGGTCCGGCTGGCCGCCGACCTGTTCGCCGAGAAGGGCTTCCGGGCCACCACGGTCCGGCAGATCGCGGACGCGGCCGGCATCCTCTCCGGCAGCCTCTACCACCACTTCGACTCCAAGGAGTCGATCGGCGACGAGATCCTGCGCGGCTTCCTCGACGACGTGCTCGGCGGCTACCGGGAGGCGGTGGCCGGGGTGGACGATCCGCGCGCCGCGATCGAGCGGATGGTGCGGTTCAGCACGGCGGCGCTGAGCCGGCACCGGGCCGCGCTGACCATGCTGCAGAACGACTGGGCCTACTTCAGCGACCAGAAACGCTTCGCCTATCTGCGCACCGCGATGAAGGAGATCGAGCAGACCTGGCTCGACCAGCTGGAGCGGGGCAAGCAGGCCGGGCAGTTCCGCGCCGACCTGGACGCCCGGCTGGTCTACCGGCTGCTGCGCGACATCCTCTGGATCCCGACCTCGTGGAAGCAGGCCCAGGGCCGGTCGTGGACCACCGACGAGATCGTCGACGGCCTGCTGCGGCTGCTCTTCGACGGCATCATCGCCCGCTGACGGTGCTACATTCCCAAGCAAGCGCTTGGGAGGTAGCCATGGGCCGGTTGGACGGCAAGGTCGCTCTCATCACCGGCGGCGCCCGCGGCATGGGCAAGTCGCACGCCCGGCACTTCGCCGCCGAGGGCGCCCGGGTGGTGGTCGGCGACGTGCTGGACGCGAAGGGCGCGGCGGTCGCCGGCGAGGTCGGCGGGGTCTACGTGCACCAGGACGTCACCAGCGAGGCGGACTGGACGGCGGCGGTCGGGGCGACGCTCGACGCGTACGGGAAGATCGATGTCCTGATCAACAACGCCGGGATCCTGCGGCACGGGCGGATCGCCGAGATGGACCCGGCCGAGTTCCGCCGGGTGCTCGACGTGAACCTGGTGGGATGCTGGCTCGGCGTGCACTTCGTGGCGCCGGCGATGATCGCGGCCGGCGGCGGCTCGATCGTGAACGTGTCGTCGATCGAGGGCTTCGCCGGCGCGGCCGGGCTGTCCGCCTACAGCGCCAGCAAGTTCGGCATCCGCGGGATCACCCGCTCGGCGGCGCAGGAGCTGGGGCCGTCCGGGATCCGGGTCAACTCGGTGCACCCGGGCGGGGTGATGACCTCGATGGCGATCGCGGCGGCCGGGCAGCTGACCGACGTCGACCCGGGCGCTTTCCTCAAGGCGCTGCCGATCGCCCGGTTCGCCGAGCCGATCGAGATCTCCCGGCTGGTCGCCTTCCTCGCCTCGGACGAGTCGTCCTACACCACCGGCGCCGAGTTCCTCGCCGACGGCGGGCTGCTCGCCGGGCCGGGATACTGAGATGGGCACGCTCGACGGCCGGATCGCCGTGGTCACCGGCGCCGGGCAGGGGCTCGGCGCGGCCGAGGCCCGCGCGCTGGCTGCCGAAGGCGCCCGGGTCGTGCTCAACGATCTGCCCGGCCCGGGGCTCGACGAGGTGGCCGCGCAGATCCCGGGGGCCGCGGTCCGTCCCGGTGACATCGCCGAGTGGTCCACCGGGGAGGCGCTGCTGGCCGCCTTCGGCGGCGTCGACATCCTGGTGAACAACGCCGGGGTGCTGCGCGACCGGATGATCTTCTCGATGTCCGAGTCCGAATGGGACACCGTGATCCGGGTGCACCTGCGCGGGCACTTCGTCACCACGCGGCTGGCCACGGCGTACTGGCGGGAACGGAGCAAGGCGACCGGCGGGCCGGTCCACGCCCGGATCGTCAACACCGCCTCCGAGGCGTTCCTGCTCGGCTCCGCCGGGCAGCCCAACTATGCCGCCGCGAAGGCCGGGATCGTCGGGCTCACCCTGGCCACGGCCCGTGGCTGCGGGCGGTACGGGGTGCGGGCCAACGCGATCTGCCCGCGCGCCCGGACCGCGATGACCGGCGACCTGATGGGCCCGCCCCCGGACGGTCCCGACCCGCTCGACCCGGCCCGGGTCGCCCCGCTCGTCACCTACCTGGCCGGGCCGGCCGGGGAGCGGATCACCGGCGAGGTGTTCGTGGCGCACGGGGACGTGGTGGCGGTGCTCGGGCCGCCCACGGTGCGCGCGGCCTTCCACGCCGCGGGTGGTCGGTGGACGCTCGACGAGCTGGACGCCACGCTCGGCAAGGTGTTCACCGCCGACCCGCCCCGGCCGGGCTTCGTCTGCGAGGAGACGCTGCCCCTGGCCGCCGCCACCCCCGGCTTCGCACAGCGGCCGGATCCCCCGGGGCGGCCGAGTCGATGAAGCAGCGCGACACCGTGTCGATGCCCGCTTCGGAGGTGGCTTCGCTGCTGGCGGCCGGCCGCAAGCTGCAGCTCGCGACGATCAACCCGGACGGCACCCCGCACCTGGTCAGCATGTTCTACGCGATGGTGGACGAGCGGATCGCCTTCTGGACCTACCGCGCGTCGCAGAAGGCCCGCAACCTGGCCCGCGATCCGCGGGTGACCTGCCTGGTCGAGGACGGCGACGACTACTTCGAGCTGCGCGGCGTGCAGGTGACCGGCGTGGTGACGGTGATCGACGACCTGGCCGGGGTGACGTCGGTCGGCCGCCTGATCGCGGCGAGCATGCCCGGCCCGGCGGTCGGCGGCCTGCCGCCCGACCAGGTCGCCGCCGCCCTGGACGGTTACGTCGCCCACGCCGCGACCAAACGGGTCGCCTACCTGGTCGAGCCGCGCCGGGTGATCAGCTGGGACCACCGCCGCCTGATCGCCTGACCGGGCGGTTCACCGGTGACGAGATCGTTTGACGGCGATCGCGATGAGGGTCAGTCCGGCGAGCGCGGGTACGCCGATCAGGGCGGCGCTGTCTTTCAGCAGCTCGACCTTGGGGCCGAGGTGATCCTCCTCGAGAACGAGCGTGTAGAGGAGGAAGACGCCACAGGCGAGGAGGGCCAGACCGGCCAGCGCGAGGACGGGTGAGGTCCTGCGGGCCGGGCTCGAGGTGTCCGCCATGCGGCACACCGTACCAGCGGCCGGCATCTCGGCGACCTCCCCATAGCCGACACAGAAACTTGTGCAAACTAAAGATTTTGTGCAAGCTGTAGGCATGACGCGATCGGTTCTCATGGTTCTCACCTCCCACGGCCAGTTCGGCGCCACCGGCCGGGCCACCGGCTTCTGGCGGGAGGAGCTGGTGACCCCCCTGCACGCCTTCCGAGAGGCCGGACTGGCAGTCGAGCTCACCTCGGTGCGCGGCGGGCAGCCGCCGGTGGATCCGGCCAGCACCGCCGGCGCCGCCGCCGACCCCGATCTGGACGCCCTGCTCACCGGCGTCGAGCCGCTGGCCTCGGTCGATCCGGCCGGCTACGACGCGGTCTTCCTGGTCGGCGGGCACGGCACCATGTGGGACTTCCCCGGCAACGAGTCGCTGGCCCGGCTCGTCAGCACCATCGGCCGCACCGGCGTCGTCGCCGCCGTCTGCCACGGCGTCGCCGGGCTGCTCGACGCGACCACCCCGACCGGCGACCCGCTCGTGGCGGGACGGACCGTGACCGGGTTCAGCGACGCCGAGGAGGCGCTGGCCGGCGCGACCGGCGCCTTGCCCTTCTCGCTGGAGCAGCGGCTCAAGGACCTCGGCGCCGATGTCGAGACCGGTGACCCGTTCACTCCGACGGTGCGCCGCGACGGCCGCCTGCTCACCGGGCAGAACCCGGCGTCCTCGGCAAGCCTCGCCGCCGCTGTCATCGACGCCCTCGGGTCGCGATGACCACCGCCGCCGACCGGTTCGCGGCCCTGCCGCTGCGCGAGCGCAAGCGGGCCCGGCTCCGCGTGGAAGTGTGGCGGGCCCTGCGCGAGCGCGTCGAACGCACGCCGTTCGCCGACATCCCGGTGCGGGAGCTGGCGGCGACGGCCGAGGTGTCCGAGCCGACCTTCTTCGCACACTTCGGGTCGAAGACCGAACTGCTCGCCTACCACATCTGCATGTGGCGCATCGGCACCGTCCTCGCCGTCGACAGCACGGCGGAGGGCGTCGACTTCATCCGGCAGTTCTTCGACGAGACAGCCCGGTCCATCATCGCCGGGCCCCGCATGTGGTTCGAGATCACCGCCGAGGTGGCCCGCGGCGGCGGGGTCTGCGCGGTGCTGGACATCAGTGCCGCCGAGCGGCTGCTCGTCTTCGACGACCCGCGCGCCCTGGACGTCGCGCTGACCCCGCAGGGCGACCTGTTCCGCCGTCATCTGGCCTCGTCGCCCGACCCGGAGGCGGCGGTGACCGGCCTGCTCGCCGGCTTCTACGGGGTGCCGCTCGCCCTCGGCGCGGACCGGCTCGGGGAGCTGCGTGACGCCTACCGCGCCCACGTCGACCGGTTCGCGGTGGCCGTCCGGTGACCGGTTCCCGCGCCGTCGCCGACCACGTCCTCGACCTCCTCGGGCCGTCCGCCGCGGTGGTCCTCGCCCCGTTCTTCGGCGGCTGGTCCCTGCGGCGCGGCGGCGAGCAGATCGGCATCGTGATGGACTCCGCCTACGCCCGGGTCGATCCGGCACACCGGGACGCCTGGGACGCCGCCGGCTCGACCCCGTTCCGGTACGCCGCCCGCGGCCGGACGATCACCGTCGAGGCGTACTGGAGCCTGCCGGCCGACGCGCTCGACGATCCGGACCGGCTCCGCGAGCTACTCCTCGGGACCGACCCCGATCGGCTCCTCGCCCACCCGGGTCGCGCCGGCGACGCCCGACCAGCGGACTCCAGCCGCGACGCCGGGACCACCTGACCACCGCGGGCGAAGGCGCTCCCGATACCGGCCGGTCGCGGGGCCCGGCGGCGGATCGGCGTCGGTCATTCCACGTCGTCGTCGGTGTCCGGGATCTCCGGGCAACCCTCGCCGCGCAGGTAGAGGGCCTTGCCGGCGACCACCGCGGCGCGGCTGTCGGCCACCAGGTCGTCGTCGACGTAGACGTCGATGTCGGCGCCGACCGGGATGCGGGCGTGGAACACGGTGCCGACCGGCAGGGAACCGCCGGCGACCGGCTCGCCGGCGCGGCGGAACTCGATGCGCACCTGCTTGCCGGCCGGGCGCTCGGCGGTCGGCGCGAGGCACACGGCGAGGCGGCCGCGCGGATCGGGCTCCGCGCCGCCGCAGCCGGCCGGCCCGGCCAGGAGGCCGGTGGCCAGCAACGCGCTGACCAGATGACGTATCCGCACGGCGGCTACTCCATCACCCGCCGATCATGATGTCCAGTCGTTCACATCATCTCGTCGCCGGTCGGGATCAGCACCGTCTTGACCTCGGTGTACGCCTCGATCGAGGTGCGCCCGCCCTCGCGCCCCAGCCCGGACTGCCCGAACCCGCCGAACGCCACGTGCGGCTCCAGCTGGTAGCCGTTGACGCCGACCGTGCCGGCCCGGACCGCCCGCGCCATCCGGATCGCCCGCTTCACGTCCGCGGTGTAGACGGTGGCGGCGAGCCCGTACGACGTGTCGTTGGCCAGCCGGACCGCCTCCTCCTCGTCGGTGAACGGCACCACCGCCAGCACCGGCCCGAAGATCTCCTCCTGGGCGATGGTGGCGCTGTTGGCGACGTCGGCGAAGACGGCCGGTTCGACGAAGTTGCCGGCCGACAGCTCGCCGTCCGGCCGGCCGCCGCCGCACACCAGCCGGGCCCCCTCGGCCTGCCCGCGCTCGATGTAGCCGAGCACCCGGTCCCGCTGCCGCTCGTTGATCAGCGGCGCGGCGGTGACCTCCGGGTCGAACGGGTCGCCGTAGGTGACCAGCGTGGTCATGCCCTGCGCGATGGCCAGGAACTCGTCGTAGACGTCCCGGTGCACCAGGGCGCGGGAGTGTGCCACGCACGCCTGGCCGGAGAGCCCGAGCGTCACGGTGCCCATGGTGAGCGTGGCGGCCGCGTAGACCTCGGCGTCCGGGAAGACGATCGACGGGCTCTTGCCGCCGAGCTCCAGGCTGACCCGTTTCATCCCCTCGGACGCGGCGGCCAGGACCCGCTTGCCGACCGCCCGGCTGCCGGTGAAGGTGATCTTGTCGACCATCGGGTGGGTGATCAGCGCCTGACCGGTCGGGTCGCCGGGCCCGGTCACCACGTTGAGCACGCCCGGCGGCAGCCCGGCCTCCTCGAAGAGCCTGGCCAGGCGGAGCGCCGCGAAGGTGGCGAACTCCGACGGCTTGAGCACCACGGTGCAGCCGGCCGCCAGCGCCGGCGCGACCTTCTGCGCGGCGAGCAGCAGCGGGCCGTTCCACGGCACCACCGCGGCCACCACGCCGACCGGCTCGCGCAGGGTCATCACCAGGTGGTCGCCGCCCTGGTAGCCGGGGAGCGTCTCGCCGGCCAGCTTGTCCACCCAGCCGGCGTGGTGGTCGAAGACGTCGGCGACGCACTCGATGGACATCGCGTACTCGTCGCCGAAGGTCAGCGGCACGCCGTTGTCCAGCGCCTGCAGGGTCCGCAGCTCGTCGGTGTGCGAGCGGATCAGCTCGGCCATCCGGCGCAGCACGGTGATCCGCTGCTTGGCCCGGGACCGCGGCCAGGAGCCCTCGTCGAACGCCTGGCGCGCGGCCCGCACCGCGGCGTCCACATCGGCCGGACTCGCCACCGCGAAGTCGCCGACCTGCTCCCCGGTGGCCGGATG contains:
- a CDS encoding TetR/AcrR family transcriptional regulator, which encodes MTTAADRFAALPLRERKRARLRVEVWRALRERVERTPFADIPVRELAATAEVSEPTFFAHFGSKTELLAYHICMWRIGTVLAVDSTAEGVDFIRQFFDETARSIIAGPRMWFEITAEVARGGGVCAVLDISAAERLLVFDDPRALDVALTPQGDLFRRHLASSPDPEAAVTGLLAGFYGVPLALGADRLGELRDAYRAHVDRFAVAVR
- a CDS encoding type 1 glutamine amidotransferase domain-containing protein, whose amino-acid sequence is MTRSVLMVLTSHGQFGATGRATGFWREELVTPLHAFREAGLAVELTSVRGGQPPVDPASTAGAAADPDLDALLTGVEPLASVDPAGYDAVFLVGGHGTMWDFPGNESLARLVSTIGRTGVVAAVCHGVAGLLDATTPTGDPLVAGRTVTGFSDAEEALAGATGALPFSLEQRLKDLGADVETGDPFTPTVRRDGRLLTGQNPASSASLAAAVIDALGSR
- a CDS encoding aldehyde dehydrogenase family protein — encoded protein: MVLSIKTRRDAVGLATGELLIGGAWRAAADGRTWTHRHPATGEQVGDFAVASPADVDAAVRAARQAFDEGSWPRSRAKQRITVLRRMAELIRSHTDELRTLQALDNGVPLTFGDEYAMSIECVADVFDHHAGWVDKLAGETLPGYQGGDHLVMTLREPVGVVAAVVPWNGPLLLAAQKVAPALAAGCTVVLKPSEFATFAALRLARLFEEAGLPPGVLNVVTGPGDPTGQALITHPMVDKITFTGSRAVGKRVLAAASEGMKRVSLELGGKSPSIVFPDAEVYAAATLTMGTVTLGLSGQACVAHSRALVHRDVYDEFLAIAQGMTTLVTYGDPFDPEVTAAPLINERQRDRVLGYIERGQAEGARLVCGGGRPDGELSAGNFVEPAVFADVANSATIAQEEIFGPVLAVVPFTDEEEAVRLANDTSYGLAATVYTADVKRAIRMARAVRAGTVGVNGYQLEPHVAFGGFGQSGLGREGGRTSIEAYTEVKTVLIPTGDEMM
- a CDS encoding TfoX/Sxy family protein codes for the protein MTGSRAVADHVLDLLGPSAAVVLAPFFGGWSLRRGGEQIGIVMDSAYARVDPAHRDAWDAAGSTPFRYAARGRTITVEAYWSLPADALDDPDRLRELLLGTDPDRLLAHPGRAGDARPADSSRDAGTT